A section of the Streptomyces sp. NBC_01363 genome encodes:
- a CDS encoding TMEM165/GDT1 family protein, producing the protein MHLDPLAILTAFGLIFLAELPDKTMFASLAMGTRMRPLYVWFGTSSAFIVHVAIAVGAGSLIGLLPDWIVKLVSASLFAFGAFMLLRAGGGDEDEDGGTKTVTGFWPVYSTAFMAVFISEWGDLTQITTANLAASNGTWSTAIGSAAALMSVSALALLAGRFIAKRVPLKTVQRIGGLCMLGLAIWTLVEIFTG; encoded by the coding sequence ATGCACCTCGACCCCCTGGCGATTCTCACCGCCTTCGGGCTGATCTTCCTCGCGGAACTCCCCGACAAGACGATGTTCGCGTCGCTCGCCATGGGCACCCGCATGCGACCGCTGTACGTCTGGTTCGGCACATCGTCCGCGTTCATCGTGCACGTCGCCATCGCGGTGGGGGCCGGCAGCCTGATCGGGCTGCTGCCCGACTGGATCGTCAAGCTCGTCTCGGCCTCCCTCTTCGCGTTCGGGGCCTTCATGCTGCTGCGCGCCGGCGGCGGCGACGAGGACGAGGACGGCGGCACGAAGACGGTGACCGGTTTCTGGCCGGTCTACTCGACCGCGTTCATGGCCGTCTTCATCAGCGAGTGGGGCGACCTCACCCAGATCACCACGGCCAATCTGGCCGCGAGCAACGGCACTTGGTCCACGGCGATCGGGTCCGCGGCCGCTCTGATGTCCGTCTCGGCGCTGGCACTGCTCGCCGGGCGTTTCATCGCGAAGCGCGTGCCGCTGAAGACGGTCCAGCGGATCGGCGGGCTCTGCATGCTGGGGCTGGCGATCTGGACCCTGGTGGAGATCTTCACCGGCTGA